One window of the Senegalia massiliensis genome contains the following:
- a CDS encoding sugar transferase — MNLFKLGKFNKTNKLIAMIMDIGLVLLGFYISYLVKFDFDIPKRNIEPFIDLLPIIALFTVMFFDLYGLLSIRKKSSLETLLSLSISLAMISLASMAVTFIFRGFAFPRTVFILAYIFQLILLGIWRLFLIDVVKRFHGIKEILIIGEKENINNIAKKVLNNRKWYTIKYLYYKGIDRKLYKYINKVDAVIISTDIEYKDRLNIIKNAQRRNKEVFLIPNLQDMFILKSKIEEFDDILTFKISPMELTLEQRIVKRFIDITISAIGLIIASPILLIVAIAIKIDSKGPILYKQIRITFNNKEFNIYKFRSMVQNAEKTTGPVLSDKEDPRITSVGRFLRSTRIDEIPQLINVLKGDMSIVGPRPERPFFVEKFANIDPDYKYRMNVKAGITGLAQIQGKYASSFEEKLKFDLMYIRNYNLLEDIIIIFQTIVVVFIKDKSEGIIEKDLENVLEEVGLESDFKKGVTKIKEEKE; from the coding sequence ATGAATTTATTTAAATTAGGTAAATTTAATAAAACAAACAAATTAATAGCTATGATAATGGATATAGGACTAGTTTTATTAGGTTTTTATATATCATATTTAGTTAAGTTTGATTTTGATATACCTAAGAGGAATATAGAACCTTTTATAGATCTATTACCAATAATAGCTTTATTTACAGTAATGTTTTTTGATTTATATGGACTATTATCTATAAGAAAAAAATCCTCATTAGAAACATTATTATCCTTAAGTATATCTCTTGCAATGATATCTTTAGCATCAATGGCAGTTACATTTATATTTAGAGGATTTGCTTTTCCCAGAACAGTATTTATATTAGCATATATTTTTCAATTAATATTATTGGGAATTTGGAGGTTATTTCTTATAGATGTAGTTAAAAGATTTCATGGTATAAAAGAAATTTTAATAATAGGTGAAAAAGAAAATATAAATAATATAGCTAAAAAAGTATTGAACAATAGAAAATGGTATACTATAAAGTATTTATATTATAAAGGTATAGATAGAAAGTTATATAAATATATTAACAAAGTAGATGCAGTAATTATATCTACAGATATTGAATATAAGGATAGATTAAATATAATTAAAAATGCTCAAAGAAGAAATAAAGAAGTGTTTTTAATACCTAATCTTCAAGATATGTTTATATTAAAATCAAAAATTGAAGAATTTGATGATATATTGACATTTAAGATATCACCAATGGAGTTGACACTTGAACAAAGAATAGTAAAAAGATTTATTGATATAACCATATCGGCTATAGGATTAATAATAGCATCACCAATTTTATTAATAGTAGCTATAGCTATAAAAATAGATTCTAAAGGACCAATACTATATAAGCAAATAAGAATAACTTTCAATAATAAAGAATTTAACATATATAAATTTAGAAGTATGGTTCAAAATGCAGAAAAAACTACAGGACCTGTACTTAGTGACAAAGAAGATCCTCGTATAACAAGTGTAGGTAGGTTTTTAAGAAGTACAAGAATTGATGAGATTCCACAGCTTATTAATGTATTAAAAGGAGATATGAGCATAGTAGGACCAAGACCTGAAAGGCCATTTTTTGTAGAAAAATTTGCAAATATAGATCCTGATTACAAATATAGGATGAATGTAAAAGCAGGAATTACAGGTTTAGCTCAAATACAAGGGAAATATGCATCATCATTTGAAGAAAAATTAAAATTTGACTTAATGTATATAAGAAATTATAATTTATTAGAAGATATAATTATAATTTTTCAAACTATAGTAGTTGTGTTTATAAAAGATAAATCTGAAGGGATTATAGAAAAGGATTTAGAAAATGTATTGGAAGAAGTAGGATTAGAAAGTGATTTTAAAAAAGGTGTAACTAAAATTAAAGAAGAAAAGGAGTAA
- the wecB gene encoding non-hydrolyzing UDP-N-acetylglucosamine 2-epimerase — protein MIKIMTVFGTRPEAIKMAPLIKKLEESREIKSIVCVTAQHRQMLDQVLELFNINPDYDLNIMKDRQSITGITTNVLKGIEEVILKENPDMILVHGDTTTTFAGSLAAFYQKVPVGHVEAGLRSGDKYSPYPEEINRSLTGRIASIHFAPTISNKNNLLEENIAEKDITITGNTVIDALMMAIDKDYKFSEEKLNNIDFDNKKVILLTSHRRENLGQPMINIFNSVKRIIEENKDVEIVFPVHLNPKVRELVKSVLGEVERVHLIEPLDYKPFVNLMSKCDIIMSDSGGIQEEAPSLGKPVIVLRKETERPEAVEAGTVKIVGIEENDVYEAVNTLIKDKNEYDKMANAINPYGDGKASDRIVKGILEYFNKP, from the coding sequence ATGATTAAAATTATGACAGTATTTGGAACTAGGCCTGAAGCTATTAAAATGGCTCCATTAATAAAAAAATTAGAAGAATCTAGAGAGATAAAATCAATAGTATGTGTGACAGCTCAACATAGACAAATGCTTGACCAAGTATTAGAATTATTTAACATTAATCCAGATTACGATTTAAATATAATGAAAGATAGACAAAGTATAACTGGAATAACAACAAATGTATTGAAGGGAATTGAAGAAGTTATTTTAAAAGAAAATCCTGATATGATATTAGTACATGGAGATACAACTACAACATTTGCAGGATCTCTAGCAGCATTTTATCAAAAAGTACCTGTAGGACATGTGGAAGCAGGACTTAGAAGTGGGGATAAATATTCACCATATCCAGAAGAAATTAATAGAAGTCTTACTGGAAGGATAGCAAGTATTCATTTTGCTCCTACAATAAGCAATAAAAACAACTTATTAGAGGAAAATATTGCTGAAAAAGATATAACAATAACAGGTAACACAGTAATAGATGCACTTATGATGGCTATAGATAAAGACTATAAATTCAGTGAAGAAAAATTAAATAATATAGATTTTGATAATAAAAAGGTAATACTTTTAACTTCACATAGGAGAGAAAATCTAGGACAGCCTATGATAAATATATTTAATTCAGTAAAAAGAATAATAGAAGAAAATAAGGATGTTGAAATAGTATTTCCAGTACATTTAAATCCTAAAGTAAGAGAATTAGTGAAAAGTGTATTAGGAGAAGTAGAAAGAGTTCATCTTATAGAACCTTTAGATTACAAACCATTTGTAAATTTGATGTCTAAATGTGATATCATAATGTCAGATTCAGGAGGAATACAAGAAGAAGCACCTTCTCTTGGTAAACCAGTAATAGTACTTAGAAAAGAAACAGAAAGACCAGAAGCGGTAGAAGCAGGAACAGTAAAAATAGTAGGAATAGAAGAAAATGATGTATATGAAGCAGTAAATACTCTCATAAAAGATAAAAATGAATACGATAAAATGGCTAATGCAATTAATCCGTATGGAGATGGTAAGGCTAGTGATAGGATAGTGAAAGGGATATTAGAGTATTTTAATAAACCTTAA